A window of Candidatus Pantoea floridensis contains these coding sequences:
- a CDS encoding cytochrome c-type biogenesis protein, whose product MKRLLLLVAGIVLSTSLWAAIDTYQFDSVQQEEQYRELTASLRCPKCQNNSIADSNAMIAADMRLKVYELMKQGENRQQIIDYMVARYGNFVTYEPPVTPSTLILWVGPALFVVLGGAIIILRNRRGKTRSELDDDEQQRLAALLKRDGKP is encoded by the coding sequence ATGAAACGACTGCTTCTTTTAGTGGCGGGCATTGTTCTCAGTACCAGCCTGTGGGCGGCAATCGATACTTATCAGTTCGATTCGGTACAGCAGGAAGAGCAATACCGCGAACTCACCGCCTCGTTGCGTTGCCCGAAATGCCAGAACAACAGCATTGCCGACTCTAACGCGATGATCGCCGCAGATATGCGCCTCAAGGTCTACGAGCTGATGAAGCAGGGCGAAAATCGTCAGCAGATCATTGATTACATGGTGGCGCGCTATGGCAACTTCGTGACCTACGAACCGCCAGTTACGCCCTCCACCTTGATTTTATGGGTGGGGCCGGCGCTGTTCGTGGTATTAGGGGGCGCAATTATTATTCTGCGTAATCGCCGCGGCAAAACGCGTAGCGAGCTGGACGACGATGAACAACAGCGCCTTGCGGCGTTACTCAAGCGTGACGGGAAGCCGTAA